The DNA segment CTGGTATTCACATCCGACCTGAGCGGACAGCCCCAGATTCACGTGGCGTCCATTCCACAGGACCTGGTGGATGGACTGAACGGCACAGCGTCTTGAGAAAAATATATTTTACGCGAAAGGAGCGAATTTTGAACAGTGATCCAGGACTTCCCACCGTTGCACCAGAAGAAGTGGGACTATCGGCTACGCGCTTGCACCGCATCAACCACCTGATGCAACGATATATCGACGAAGACAAACTCGTCAGCATCATAACGATGGTTTGTCGGCAGGGCAAAATCGCACATTTTTCTTGTTTCGGGACGCAAGACACAAAAGTACCCACAACACGCGATACGATCTTTCGGATTTATTCCATGACCAAACCCATCACAACTGTCGCGGCCATGATGCTCTATGAAGAGGGACTTTTTCAACTGGATGATCCCGTATCGAATTATATTCCAGAATTGAAAGATGTAAAAGTCTTCGCCGGTACAGACGCTCCACCAGAGGACCTGGAGCGAGAAATCACGATTCGCCATTTAATGACCCACACATCGGGGATGACCTATGGTTTTATGGGCAATTCCCCCGTCGAACAAATGTATAACCAGGCAAAAATTAATCGGCCAGACCATTCGACAAAAGAAATGGTGCAAACACTGGCAACGCTACCCCTGGCGAATCAACCGGGTGCAGCCTGGCGCTACAGCGTATCGACCGACGTGCTCGGGCATTTTGTCGAAGTCATCTCCGGCATGCCGCTCAATGCGTTTTTCAGAGAGCGAATTTTAGATCCCCTCGACATGGAAGACACGGAATTTTGGGTACGCGAGGGACAGGGACATCGGTTTACAACAAATTACGGCCCGGCACAAGAAGGTGGGATTCGAGTAATTGACGACCCTGCGACCAGCAAATTTTCCAGTCCGCAAAAATTCTTCTCCGGTGGCGGCGGATTGGTCTCCACAGCCTCTGATTACATCCGCTTCTGCCACCTGATGCTCAATGGGGGCGCGTTTCAAGGCGTACGACTATTGGGACGCAAAACCGTCGAACTGATGACAATGAACCACGTGCCCGACGAATTGATGCCCATCTCTCTGGGACTGGCAAATCTATCGGGTGAGGGTTTTGGACTGGGAGGCGCGATTTTGCTCGATGCAGCCGCTGGCGGTCCCGGCAGTGTGGGAACATTTCGCTGGGGCGGTGCGGCAACAACAGCGTTCTGGATCGATTATGAAGAAGAACTCGTCGGGCTATTGCTCACGCAATTTATGCCCGCAAATTATTACCGCATTCGCGCTGAATTCAAGACACTCGTGTACCAGGCATTAATTGGATAATGATTTTTTTACATCTTTAGGGAGGCAATAGTGAGCAGACGATTTGGATACAACATGGACAGAACCACACCCCTTGAAGAAGGCATTGTATGGGGTGCAGAAAATGGATTTCGCTATATCGACTTTCAGGCCGACATGCCCCCAAATAATCTCGCTTCTTTTGACAATGCGCGCGTAAAACGCATTCGAGATTTGTGTGAAAAACACGCAGTGCAGATCGGCGTACATCCCTCCTCCGCCATTAACAATGCCGAATATGTCCCAATTCTATCCGAAGCAGTCGATGTCTATGTAAACGCCAATTTTGATCTGGCAGTTCAGTTGGGATGTGGCTGGATCGTCGGCCATGGGGGCTATCACTTTGGCGATATAGCCTCGCGCCGAGATGCCGTCATGGAACGCATGAAACGACTGGTACATCGGGCGGAAAAAACCGATATCGCGATCTATTTTGAAAACCACAACCTGGAACCCGAACACGCCGAGATTCACTACTTGCCGCACAATGTTGAAGAGACGCAATGGTTTTTTGATGCCATTCAATCCGATCACTTCAAGTGGGCTTTCAACGTCGCGCACGGACATCTCGTACCCGAAGGCTGGGATGGATTTCTCGATACCTTTGGCGTAGATAACATCGGCCAGGTACGCATCAATGACAACAATGGCGATTACGAAATACACCTGGTACCGGGAGAAGGCACAATCGACTTTGACGCGCTTCTCAAACGCTTAAACGCCATGGGCTACGAAGGATGGTTCAGCCTGGGCTTTGGAAATGCAGCCGACAAAATTCGCATAAAAAACGAGTTTGAAAAAAATCTATAAGGAGGAAACATTGTCGTTAGTCACAGTTATCGGACGTGGGCATTCGGGCACGCGCTTGATCTCCCACACGCTCTATGCCAGCGGTATGTACATGGGACGCTTGATCAATGCATCGGGCGATAAAATGCCTCCCCAGGCGCTGTACGATGCGTGCCGCGTAATGGCAAAATACGTAAAATGGAATGGCGGATTATCGTGGGATTTTGATGACCTGCACACCATGGACATCGACCCCGAATTTATCCACCTCGTCGAAAC comes from the Gemmatimonadota bacterium genome and includes:
- a CDS encoding sugar phosphate isomerase/epimerase, producing the protein MSRRFGYNMDRTTPLEEGIVWGAENGFRYIDFQADMPPNNLASFDNARVKRIRDLCEKHAVQIGVHPSSAINNAEYVPILSEAVDVYVNANFDLAVQLGCGWIVGHGGYHFGDIASRRDAVMERMKRLVHRAEKTDIAIYFENHNLEPEHAEIHYLPHNVEETQWFFDAIQSDHFKWAFNVAHGHLVPEGWDGFLDTFGVDNIGQVRINDNNGDYEIHLVPGEGTIDFDALLKRLNAMGYEGWFSLGFGNAADKIRIKNEFEKNL
- a CDS encoding serine hydrolase, with translation MNSDPGLPTVAPEEVGLSATRLHRINHLMQRYIDEDKLVSIITMVCRQGKIAHFSCFGTQDTKVPTTRDTIFRIYSMTKPITTVAAMMLYEEGLFQLDDPVSNYIPELKDVKVFAGTDAPPEDLEREITIRHLMTHTSGMTYGFMGNSPVEQMYNQAKINRPDHSTKEMVQTLATLPLANQPGAAWRYSVSTDVLGHFVEVISGMPLNAFFRERILDPLDMEDTEFWVREGQGHRFTTNYGPAQEGGIRVIDDPATSKFSSPQKFFSGGGGLVSTASDYIRFCHLMLNGGAFQGVRLLGRKTVELMTMNHVPDELMPISLGLANLSGEGFGLGGAILLDAAAGGPGSVGTFRWGGAATTAFWIDYEEELVGLLLTQFMPANYYRIRAEFKTLVYQALIG